Proteins from a single region of Kineosporiaceae bacterium:
- a CDS encoding toluene-4-monooxygenase system B family protein, with translation MALFPIQGIVEGDFVVVLVPVDDTDPMTVVAEKIAYHGVGKRVPAQERPLKVRYRGNLLDDEATLAGLGATPMEVLEVVYA, from the coding sequence ATGGCACTGTTCCCGATCCAGGGCATCGTCGAGGGCGACTTCGTCGTCGTCCTGGTGCCCGTCGACGACACCGACCCGATGACCGTGGTGGCCGAGAAGATCGCCTATCACGGTGTGGGCAAGCGGGTTCCGGCCCAGGAGCGACCGCTGAAGGTGCGCTACCGCGGCAACCTGTTGGACGACGAGGCCACCCTCGCCGGTCTCGGCGCCACGCCCATGGAGGTCCTCGAGGTCGTCTACGCATGA
- a CDS encoding Rieske 2Fe-2S domain-containing protein — MSEQISQTQHNQKGSDITWVSAATADDLWEGDILDVELEGEPVLLAHLLGGPVKAFQGMCPHQEILLADGTWDPDTNVLLCQGHKWEFDLTSGAGLNPTGCRLYEYPVQVREDGEVVVGIPQDGTRHHNRFEGD; from the coding sequence ATGAGCGAGCAGATCTCGCAGACCCAGCACAACCAGAAGGGTTCCGACATCACCTGGGTCAGCGCCGCCACGGCGGATGACCTGTGGGAGGGCGACATTCTCGACGTCGAGCTGGAGGGCGAGCCGGTGTTGCTCGCCCACCTGCTCGGCGGCCCGGTCAAGGCGTTCCAGGGGATGTGTCCCCACCAGGAGATCCTGCTCGCCGACGGCACCTGGGACCCCGACACGAATGTGCTGCTCTGCCAAGGCCACAAGTGGGAGTTCGACCTGACCTCCGGCGCGGGCCTGAACCCGACCGGGTGTCGGCTCTACGAGTACCCGGTTCAGGTGCGCGAGGACGGCGAGGTCGTCGTCGGCATCCCGCAGGACGGCACCCGTCACCACAACCGTTTCGAGGGCGACTAG
- a CDS encoding MmoB/DmpM family protein yields MPTPAKMVGPVIRGLDAALAEAVIAAIEIDNPDVDVDVEDAGGYIRIGTPGRCRLTRASLEEELGRSFGLHQLEPSLAGFAGRMTSSDDEVVWYLERQD; encoded by the coding sequence ATGCCAACCCCCGCCAAGATGGTGGGCCCGGTCATTCGCGGCCTGGACGCCGCGCTCGCCGAGGCCGTGATCGCCGCCATCGAGATCGACAATCCCGACGTCGACGTCGACGTCGAGGACGCCGGCGGCTACATCCGCATCGGCACCCCCGGGCGCTGCCGGCTCACCCGGGCCAGCCTGGAGGAGGAACTGGGCCGCAGCTTCGGCCTGCACCAGCTCGAACCATCCCTGGCCGGGTTCGCCGGCCGCATGACATCAAGCGACGACGAGGTCGTCTGGTACCTGGAGAGGCAGGACTGA
- a CDS encoding toluene hydroxylase: protein MAVTRRTPPKTWSLLGEVRRRPSVYEVTAAKFNYHFRREPAPFEMDPTAAINLWYLEHREGSAFNVADWEGFRDPAKLTYSDYVNLQHERETYLDLLIDHHELVGSVDSLDPAWVATLTRLLVPMRFPLHVLQMTGLYVGQMSPSAFIINCANFQAADEMRRIQRLAYLTKMMANAHGDDIAATATARDPWQSDAAWQPLREAAERMLGVYDWGESFTALNLALKPAVDSVVNEQLTQLAIAHSDEFLALLLAEFQRDTTRSQNWTAALVQYALGADPALADTLRGWLDVHVPRADAAVAGIAELFATAPNPVPAGQVIEAAGAARGRLLAACGL, encoded by the coding sequence ATGGCCGTCACCCGGCGCACCCCGCCCAAGACCTGGAGCCTGCTCGGCGAGGTCCGACGTCGTCCGAGCGTGTACGAGGTCACGGCGGCCAAGTTCAACTACCACTTCCGCCGCGAACCCGCCCCGTTCGAGATGGACCCGACGGCCGCGATCAACCTCTGGTACCTCGAGCACCGTGAGGGCTCGGCGTTCAACGTCGCCGACTGGGAGGGCTTCCGTGACCCGGCCAAGCTCACCTACTCCGACTACGTCAATCTGCAGCACGAGCGCGAGACCTACCTCGACCTGCTGATCGACCACCACGAGCTGGTCGGCAGCGTCGATTCGCTGGACCCCGCCTGGGTCGCCACCCTGACCCGGCTGCTGGTGCCGATGCGGTTCCCGCTGCACGTGTTGCAGATGACCGGCCTGTACGTCGGGCAGATGTCGCCGAGCGCGTTCATCATCAACTGCGCCAACTTCCAGGCCGCGGACGAGATGCGGCGCATCCAGCGGTTGGCCTACCTGACCAAGATGATGGCCAATGCCCACGGCGACGACATCGCCGCCACCGCCACCGCCCGCGACCCCTGGCAGTCGGACGCCGCGTGGCAGCCGCTGCGCGAGGCGGCCGAGCGGATGCTGGGCGTCTACGACTGGGGTGAGTCGTTCACCGCGCTGAACCTGGCGCTCAAGCCGGCGGTGGACTCGGTGGTGAACGAGCAGCTCACCCAGCTGGCGATCGCCCACAGCGACGAGTTCCTCGCGTTGCTGCTGGCCGAGTTCCAGCGCGACACCACCCGCAGCCAGAACTGGACGGCGGCCCTGGTGCAGTATGCCCTCGGCGCCGACCCGGCGCTCGCGGACACCCTGCGGGGCTGGCTCGACGTCCATGTTCCCCGGGCGGACGCCGCGGTGGCCGGGATCGCCGAGCTGTTCGCCACGGCACCGAACCCGGTACCTGCCGGGCAGGTGATCGAGGCCGCCGGCGCGGCACGCGGCCGGCTGTTGGCGGCGTGCGGCCTGTGA
- a CDS encoding 2Fe-2S iron-sulfur cluster binding domain-containing protein, giving the protein MTAQHPHRVTVAPTGETFQVAPGERIHSAARRAGIWLPFECGWGSCGTCKATLVEGEVELLFPQAPAVDARDERRRRVLLCQTTATTDLVVKPTRAETVPPPERPVNDLMGQLVDVESLGPSISRFRFALTDPAGRPTAAEYRPGQYAVLDLAPGLRRCLSMAGLPGRDRVEFIAKHYPGGAGSDRLFALQPGDEIPLELPYGDMWLRDAVRPLVLIAGGTGISAVLALVQQLRSAHAGRPVAVVYGAATEPELVCWDELTDTVASIPEARLHGVLLRPEPGWTGGTGLVTDPLPELLAEPHGDPAVGVEVYLAGPPAMVRAVQEVLGAHRVQRDRIHVDSFG; this is encoded by the coding sequence GTGACCGCACAACACCCGCACCGGGTGACGGTCGCGCCAACGGGCGAGACCTTCCAGGTGGCGCCCGGCGAGCGGATCCACTCCGCCGCTCGCCGGGCGGGCATCTGGCTGCCCTTCGAGTGTGGCTGGGGCAGCTGCGGAACGTGCAAGGCCACCCTGGTCGAGGGCGAGGTCGAACTGCTGTTCCCGCAGGCGCCGGCCGTCGATGCCCGCGACGAGCGGCGCCGCCGGGTGCTGCTCTGCCAAACCACCGCCACCACCGACCTGGTCGTCAAACCCACACGCGCCGAGACGGTTCCACCGCCGGAGCGGCCGGTGAACGATCTGATGGGCCAGCTGGTGGACGTCGAGTCGCTCGGGCCGTCGATCTCGCGATTCCGGTTCGCTCTGACCGATCCGGCGGGGCGGCCGACCGCAGCCGAGTACCGGCCGGGCCAGTACGCCGTCCTCGATCTGGCCCCGGGGCTGCGCCGGTGTCTGTCGATGGCTGGCCTGCCCGGCCGCGACCGGGTGGAGTTCATCGCCAAGCACTATCCCGGCGGGGCGGGCAGCGACCGGCTGTTCGCACTGCAGCCCGGTGATGAGATCCCGCTGGAACTGCCGTACGGCGACATGTGGTTACGCGACGCGGTGCGCCCGCTGGTGCTGATCGCCGGGGGCACCGGGATCTCCGCCGTGCTGGCGCTGGTGCAGCAATTGCGCTCAGCTCACGCGGGCCGGCCGGTTGCGGTGGTGTACGGCGCAGCCACCGAGCCGGAGCTGGTCTGCTGGGACGAGCTCACCGACACCGTGGCGAGCATCCCGGAGGCCCGGCTGCACGGCGTCCTGCTGAGACCCGAACCCGGCTGGACCGGCGGCACCGGGCTGGTCACCGACCCTCTGCCGGAGCTGCTGGCCGAGCCGCACGGCGACCCGGCGGTGGGCGTCGAGGTCTACCTCGCCGGCCCGCCCGCGATGGTGCGAGCCGTGCAGGAGGTACTGGGTGCCCACCGGGTGCAGCGCGACCGGATCCACGTCGACAGCTTCGGCTGA
- a CDS encoding pentapeptide repeat-containing protein, with amino-acid sequence MPDPRQALRADCSRCQGLCCVVPAFAASSDFAFDKPGRTPCTHLGRDHRCTIHGALRERGMTGCVVYDCFGAGQRVCAAFGDRSWRDDAGTAAAMFGALEVVEALHEMAWYLRDVLARQVSQDLRAEARVVLRDVEQAVAGVLDHPDQPVQPDLPGLRGRASVLFAEVSAELRHAVRENPVDHTHADLAGVRWRGADLRAAGLRGAVLIGADLRGADLRSADLLGADLRGADLREAQLDDALFLTPVRLAAARR; translated from the coding sequence ATGCCCGATCCGCGGCAGGCATTGCGCGCCGACTGCTCCCGGTGCCAGGGATTGTGCTGTGTGGTGCCGGCGTTCGCGGCGTCGTCCGACTTCGCCTTCGACAAACCCGGCCGAACGCCGTGCACCCACCTCGGGCGCGATCATCGCTGCACGATCCATGGGGCGCTGCGTGAACGGGGCATGACCGGGTGCGTCGTGTACGACTGTTTCGGTGCGGGGCAACGGGTCTGCGCGGCTTTCGGTGACCGGTCCTGGCGAGACGACGCGGGAACGGCGGCGGCGATGTTCGGCGCGTTGGAGGTCGTCGAGGCACTGCACGAGATGGCCTGGTACCTGCGGGACGTGTTGGCCCGGCAGGTGTCACAGGATCTGCGCGCCGAGGCGAGGGTGGTGCTGCGCGACGTCGAGCAGGCCGTGGCCGGAGTCCTGGATCACCCGGACCAGCCCGTGCAGCCGGATCTGCCCGGGCTGCGGGGCCGGGCATCGGTGCTGTTCGCCGAGGTGAGCGCCGAGCTGCGTCACGCCGTCCGGGAGAACCCGGTCGATCACACCCACGCCGACCTGGCCGGGGTGCGCTGGCGCGGCGCCGACCTGCGCGCGGCGGGGTTGCGCGGCGCCGTCCTGATCGGGGCGGACCTGCGCGGGGCGGACCTGCGCAGCGCCGACCTGCTCGGCGCCGACCTGCGGGGCGCCGACCTGCGCGAGGCGCAGCTGGACGACGCGTTGTTCCTCACCCCGGTGCGCCTCGCCGCTGCCCGCCGCTGA
- a CDS encoding phosphodiester glycosidase family protein — MRRRSRGLIATAGIVLASVLTAVAVAYQTAGWYGVNVMARRGVSTWDEVSPTDERLTPGMRLALAGSPTPDVVSSVIWREVRPGLEVAEVPVRVAGRPVDTLLVTRVDPHRYRFRVMSRPAGDRDLDQWMSATGATVVINGSYFARRGAPDTPVVSDGRLLGPATYQATHGAFVVDAAGARLEDLAGRDWRPLLATAEQAMVSYPLLLGADGQGRVGTADPRWLANRSFLGQDRAGRILVVSTTDAYFSLTALSAFLPRSGLDLRLALNLDGGPVSCHAVAAGDYRRRHCGNYETAVHDGRLELLRSLVALRTYPMPVALVVTPA; from the coding sequence ATGCGTCGTCGATCGCGGGGGCTGATCGCGACGGCAGGCATCGTCCTGGCGTCGGTGTTGACCGCCGTGGCCGTGGCCTATCAGACCGCAGGCTGGTACGGGGTCAACGTGATGGCGCGCCGGGGCGTCAGCACGTGGGACGAGGTCAGCCCCACCGACGAGAGACTCACGCCGGGCATGCGGCTGGCCCTGGCCGGTTCGCCGACCCCGGACGTCGTGAGTTCGGTGATCTGGCGTGAGGTGCGCCCCGGGCTCGAGGTCGCCGAGGTGCCGGTGCGCGTGGCCGGCCGGCCGGTGGATACGTTGCTGGTCACCCGGGTCGATCCCCACCGCTACCGGTTCCGGGTGATGAGCCGGCCGGCGGGGGACCGTGACCTCGACCAGTGGATGTCGGCCACCGGCGCCACCGTGGTGATCAACGGCAGCTATTTCGCCCGGCGCGGCGCCCCCGACACCCCCGTCGTCAGCGACGGGCGCCTGCTGGGACCGGCCACCTACCAGGCCACCCACGGTGCCTTCGTGGTGGATGCCGCCGGCGCGCGTCTGGAGGATCTGGCCGGTCGAGACTGGCGACCCCTGCTCGCCACGGCCGAGCAGGCCATGGTGTCCTACCCGCTGCTGCTCGGGGCCGACGGTCAGGGCCGGGTGGGGACGGCGGACCCGCGCTGGCTGGCCAATCGCAGCTTCCTCGGCCAGGACCGTGCCGGGCGCATCCTGGTGGTCAGCACCACCGACGCCTACTTCTCGCTGACCGCACTGTCAGCGTTCCTGCCCCGCTCGGGGCTCGACCTGCGCCTGGCCCTCAACCTGGACGGCGGGCCGGTGTCCTGTCACGCGGTGGCGGCCGGGGACTACCGGCGCCGGCACTGTGGCAACTACGAGACCGCCGTCCACGATGGCCGGTTGGAGCTGCTGCGCTCGCTGGTGGCGCTGCGGACCTACCCGATGCCGGTGGCCCTGGTGGTCACCCCGGCCTGA
- a CDS encoding adenosine deaminase, producing MSPIAPELAAFIAGLPKAELHVHHVGSATADMVAELADRHPGVLPVAPEALADYFTFTDFAHFIEVYLSVVDLLHTPDDVRYLTFEVAGELARHQVRYAELTMTPYTSVMRGIPIQAYTEAIEDARQAAERDHGIVLRWIYDIPGEDGVSAADATLAYALDHGPSALVGFGLGGPEVGVPRPQFAPHFAAARAAGLRSVPHAGETTGPQTIWDALNHLGAERIGHGTSAVQDLLLMEHLAAQRIPLEVCPTSNIATKAVARLEEHPIRAMHEAGLVITINSDDPPMFATSLTVEYEVAARLLDLDAAGVAELALAAVDSSFAPDDVRRRVRAEIEAAASGMSAGSPGHSSQR from the coding sequence ATGTCGCCCATCGCACCTGAGTTGGCCGCTTTCATCGCCGGTCTACCCAAGGCCGAGCTGCACGTGCACCACGTGGGCTCGGCGACGGCCGACATGGTCGCCGAGCTGGCCGATCGCCACCCGGGGGTGCTGCCGGTGGCGCCCGAGGCCCTGGCGGACTACTTCACCTTCACCGACTTCGCCCACTTCATCGAGGTCTACCTGTCGGTGGTCGACCTGCTGCACACCCCGGACGACGTGCGGTACCTGACGTTCGAGGTCGCCGGAGAGCTTGCCCGACACCAGGTTCGCTATGCCGAGCTCACCATGACGCCCTACACCTCGGTGATGCGGGGCATCCCGATCCAGGCCTACACCGAGGCGATCGAGGACGCGCGACAGGCCGCCGAACGCGACCACGGCATCGTGCTGCGCTGGATCTACGACATCCCGGGCGAGGACGGCGTGTCCGCCGCCGACGCCACGCTCGCCTACGCCCTCGACCACGGCCCGTCCGCCCTGGTCGGCTTCGGCCTCGGCGGGCCGGAGGTCGGCGTGCCCCGGCCGCAGTTCGCGCCGCACTTCGCCGCCGCCCGCGCCGCCGGACTGCGCAGCGTGCCGCACGCCGGCGAGACCACCGGACCGCAGACCATCTGGGACGCACTCAACCACCTGGGCGCCGAACGGATCGGCCACGGCACGTCCGCCGTCCAGGATCTACTGCTCATGGAACACCTTGCTGCACAACGCATTCCCCTCGAAGTATGCCCGACGTCCAACATCGCCACCAAGGCGGTCGCCCGGCTCGAGGAGCATCCGATCCGCGCGATGCACGAGGCGGGCCTGGTCATCACGATCAACAGCGACGACCCACCGATGTTCGCCACCTCCCTGACCGTCGAGTACGAGGTCGCCGCCCGCCTCCTCGACCTGGACGCCGCCGGGGTCGCCGAACTCGCCCTGGCCGCGGTGGACTCCTCCTTCGCCCCGGACGACGTCCGCCGCCGGGTGCGCGCCGAGATCGAGGCCGCGGCGTCCGGGATGAGTGCAGGTTCGCCGGGTCACAGCTCGCAGCGGTAA
- a CDS encoding GNAT family N-acetyltransferase yields MIVREARIEDAEGIARVQVGTWRVAYRGIVPDGHLNALDVAARTEMWRSVIERPEAAAPWVAVDADQVIGFVAHGPAAERVGEPREGQVFAIYVDAGWWGRGVGAALLEAACESLRAAGFRAARLWVLAENVQARAFYGRHGWVPDGTEQHEDFSGVMLTEVRYRCEL; encoded by the coding sequence ATGATCGTGCGGGAGGCGCGGATCGAGGACGCCGAGGGCATTGCCCGGGTGCAGGTCGGCACGTGGCGGGTGGCCTACCGCGGCATCGTGCCGGACGGTCACCTGAACGCCCTGGACGTCGCCGCCCGCACCGAGATGTGGCGCTCGGTCATCGAGCGCCCCGAGGCCGCCGCGCCGTGGGTGGCGGTGGACGCCGACCAGGTGATCGGCTTCGTGGCCCACGGACCGGCCGCCGAACGAGTGGGCGAACCCCGCGAGGGGCAGGTCTTCGCGATCTACGTCGACGCCGGCTGGTGGGGTCGGGGCGTGGGTGCGGCTCTGCTCGAGGCGGCCTGTGAATCGTTGCGCGCCGCCGGGTTCCGGGCGGCCCGGCTCTGGGTGCTCGCGGAGAATGTGCAGGCGCGAGCGTTCTACGGGCGTCACGGCTGGGTGCCCGACGGAACCGAGCAGCACGAGGACTTCAGCGGAGTGATGCTGACCGAGGTCCGTTACCGCTGCGAGCTGTGA